The Trachemys scripta elegans isolate TJP31775 chromosome 6, CAS_Tse_1.0, whole genome shotgun sequence genome includes a window with the following:
- the PMAIP1 gene encoding phorbol-12-myristate-13-acetate-induced protein 1 — MMPGKTLRKGAQQSPAPAAQEAVMQCSSQLRKIGDICNLQQKILNVITKLFCPGT, encoded by the exons ATGATGCCGGGAAAGACCCTGCGCAAGGGTGCGCAGCAGAGCCCCGCTCCCGCAG CACAGGAAGCTGTGATGCAGTGCTCTTCGCAACTACGCAAAATAGGAGATATATGCAACCTGCAGCAGAAGATTCTTAATGTTATCACAAAACTGTTCTGCCCAGGAACGTGA